From the genome of Papaver somniferum cultivar HN1 unplaced genomic scaffold, ASM357369v1 unplaced-scaffold_10, whole genome shotgun sequence:
AGAGTGTTTTTGACTGAGAAATGGCCAAGTTAGGGTATGTGATGTTATTAGTACTAGTATGCTCTGTTTACATTACTAGTGCACGTAATGTCCCTGTAGATTCATCATCAGTAGTTTAAGCATCACAAGTCTACAACCAAGTCAGCTGCAGTAGGCGTGGATGATCAGAAGAATTTTGTCAAATACGGTGGTATAGGTGGCTACGCAGGTATTGGGGGattcgctggtgttggtggtgctCTAGGGGGTGTTGGTGCAGCTGGTGGAGTAGGTGCAGCAGGGGGTGTTGGTGGTATCGGGGGTATTGGTGGTGCAGCAGGCGGGCTTGGTGGCTTGGGAGGTGGTAGTGGTCTCGGCggtggcagtggtcttggtgggcTAGGCGGTTTGGGAGGTGGAAGCGGTCTTGGTGGTGCTGGCGGTAGTGCAGGTGCGG
Proteins encoded in this window:
- the LOC113326167 gene encoding glycine-rich protein 23-like gives rise to the protein MCKAVRVCCCKGEATTNKKCCTVYFKHHKSTTKSAAVGVDDQKNFVKYGGIGGYAGIGGFAGVGGALGGVGAAGGVGAAGGVGGIGGIGGAAGGLGGLGGGSGLGGGSGLGGLGGLGGGSGLGGAGGSAGAGGGAGCADGSGVHTLP